Proteins from a genomic interval of Asterias rubens chromosome 16, eAstRub1.3, whole genome shotgun sequence:
- the LOC117300620 gene encoding beta-2 adrenergic receptor-like yields the protein MEINITNSLDEQDDTTPIPITVLRTLSILLESSLVVGSNVINLIILPRVNCFGEVTVFLLRSLAVTDLMIGILVGFAVSPAILDYWPYGDGFCKFIGSLGTFLSTASSLTLMCISLDRYLAVTKPLRYISIVTVSRARFAVLTVWITCIIFIVLLGLATWPPFQIITYDAVLCTCIVSFFDGKVLTQALSAAAVCVLVPSIVISVTNARLLMISIGHAKRIHALPGRPRERGQHQGISLLEIKAVKTTLTITGIYFVAWTPFLIAQLYRAFSSAPAAEWIQFVTGSLVISNSWWNVFIYCFMNKTFKEKFNEVILWKCKCTKTEVHSHKSSATLTDEDPIETIT from the coding sequence atgGAAATTAATATCACAAACAGCTTGGATGAACAAGATGACACCACACCTATACCAATCACTGTATTGCGTACACTGAGCATTCTTCTAGAGTCCTCTTTAGTAGTGGGCAGTAATGTTATCAATTTGATCATCTTGCCACGCGTTAACTGTTTTGGGGAAGTGACTGTGTTTCTGCTAAGGTCCTTGGCAGTGACGGATCTTATGATTGGAATACTTGTAGGGTTTGCCGTATCTCCAGCCATCTTGGATTACTGGCCATATGGAGATGGTTTCTGTAAATTCATTGGAAGTTTGGGCACTTTTTTGTCTACTGCATCCTCGCTGACATTGATGTGCATTAGTTTGGATCGATACTTGGCCGTTACCAAACCATTACGATATATCAGTATTGTAACTGTATCTCGTGCTCGCTTTGCTGTGTTAACTGTATGGATAACTTGCATCATCTTCATAGTGTTACTTGGGTTAGCAACATGGCCACCATTTCAGATCATCACTTATGATGCTGTATTGTGTACCTGCATCGTGTCATTTTTTGATGGGAAGGTTTTAACTCAAGCATTAAGTGCAGCTGCTGTTTGTGTATTGGTTCCAAGTATTGTAATTAGCGTTACCAATGCAAGACTTTTGATGATATCTATAGGTCACGCGAAGCGTATCCATGCTCTGCCAGGGCGTCCCCGGGAACGTGGACAACACCAGGGTATATCATTATTAGAAATTAAAGCagtcaaaacaacattgacaatcACAGGCATCTATTTCGTGGCTTGGACACCATTTTTGATAGCTCAACTCTATCGTGCATTTTCCTCAGCGCCTGCGGCAGAGTGGATTCAGTTTGTAACTGGGTCACTAGTCATAAGTAACAGCTGGTGGAATGTCTTCATTTACTGCTTCATGAACAAAACTTTTAAGGAGAAATTTAATGAAGTGATTCTTTGGAAATGTAAATGCACAAAGACAGAGGTTCATTCCCATAAATCCAGTGCCACACTGACTGATGAAGATCCCATTGAAACTATCACCTAA